From the Phalacrocorax carbo chromosome Z, bPhaCar2.1, whole genome shotgun sequence genome, the window GGCTGTTTCCCTCTGACCATACATCCCCTAGTCCTGCTAGTGTTATTTCTGCAAGACCAAGAATAAAATAGTTCCTAGGAACCCATCTTCCCCAGGCAGATTGAGAGAAGAGCAGAAATGGGGGAGAGCAGGACCTCAAGACCAGTGCTGCGGTAAGTCACCGGCCAGGCAGGGCTAATCCATGCAAATGCTATATTAGTGGAAGAGACGCAAAGCCTTGactcctgctcctcaccccgtctctgcatccctgcagctgggTGCAGCATGAGCATGCCCACGCACTCCTTACCAGAAGGCAGCTGCCTTGTTGAAACCAGGGTGGTCTGGAAACTCGCCAGCACCCGTCGCCCATGCAGGTCCTGCACCAGCCGGTAATTCTTCTGCAGAGGTTTGCTGTCATCGTTCCTCAGGGTCTTCACCAGCATTGACATCTGGAAGGAGAATGTTatgagcagagcagggtgcaTCCCACCTTTGGGAGTCAGGCAAGCCCCAGGGGACCCGCACAGACAGGTCATGCTCGCAGGGAGAGGCTGGACAAGACCCACCGTGGAGCTCCTTGCCCTGACATACCTGGTCATGAGAGAGCAGCATAGTCTGGTTGAAGACTGTCCACTTCACTGTCTGGTAGCAGGGAGGTGTGGTCAGAGAGCCATTGTAGTGGAAGTAGTGTTTCAGGTTGGCAGGCAGCAGACCTGCAATGTTGAATCCAGGCACCAAGACTTCCTCACCTGAGAGGAGAAACGTCATGGGAGTGACACCAGGGGAAATCCCTTGGAAGACAACAGGCAGGACCAGCACTACATGTGGCAGGGTCcacactgctgcctctgctgcacaAGAGAAAGAGCAGTGGGTTTGCCCTGGAGGCAGGGGAAAGCACGTGCGAGCAGAGGGCACCTTGGAGAGCTGTTTTTGTACAAGCTGTGCAATGGTCTCCCCTTCTGACATATATATGGCAAATGCCTGCTGCAActtctctctgctgtgcagcacttttctctgctgggctgcagcccctAAGACAAGTACTAGGTGGGACAGGGCCTTACCTTCTTCTTGGATTTTGTACAGATGCCCAAGTATTTCTTGATAGTAAGGGTTCTCCCTTGGCCCGACCTGCAACAGAGACCCCACAGTAATGACAAGGTCAGGGGCTGAATGGAGACTGGTTGGTGATGCCAGTGCCAGCAGGGAGGTATCACTCGCTGTGAGAAGTGACCTATCCCAGTGACCCCTTCCTCTGATCAGGGCTGCTTTGCCCTCTGGACTGCCCTCTCTCTCCCCAGAAGCATTTGCACCTTTGCCAGTCCCCAAAACTGTGCCTGACACTGCTCACCTCAGTCCCACCCTCCCCCTGCTCCTAACCCCTTCTCGCCCAGGGCTGATCTATAGGACTCACCTCCAGGAAGGCTCCCAGTACAGCCAGGCCATCTGGGTGGACCATTGCCTCCTTAAAGCTGTCATACTTGGTGTTGTAGTGGACCACGTGGATCTGGGAGGGAAACATGCAATCCTGATGCAGGATGGGCACCTCCGGGAGGCGCTCACCCCCACAGAGctccagcctggcagagcaAGGGCCAGGAGAAACATGCACCTGTGACAAGCACCCCTCCTAAGACAGGAATAAGCTGGTGGGGCCGAAAAAATGTACTGCTGTGAAGAAACAAGCGTGAAGGTCTGTCTGGAGGAACTTCCCCGGTCAGGGACAGCAAACCAGAACTCTGCCCTAGATACCAGGGGGTCATACTGCATAGCTGGGCTCACTTTGAggacagcagctggagaaggagggaTAAAACCAGATGGGAGCTGGTAGAGCAGGAGGACAGTGTGTACAGAGTAAACGGTCCCTGCAGCTCCCAAAGCAGGCTGCTCACAGCTGCCCGAGGAGCTGGCTCCCCTAGCCTGGGAACCACCGCAGCTCCTGCTCCATCAGCCCAGGACCAGCCTGCAGTGCAGGGACAGGCTGCAGCGCTCACACGtggccagccccagcccacctgTGGGCAGAATGTCCGGGAGGGTGGCCTCCTCCTTGCCTCTGCACCGCAGGCTGCAGTGTGATTCTGGCTCGGCACTAAAGTGTGGCCTCCTACACtgaattctgctgctgcagagctcccaGGGAGCAGGGATCCCAGCCCGGGGTTACAGCATTCATCCAGTGACAGCCAGGGCCATGCGCTAGGAGTGGGGCAGCACTCCATCAccttccctgcccagcaccAGGAGAGGAACAGATGAATGTACTGCCACAAGGGACCCTTACCTCCGCAGCAAAGCGGTGCCCGTTGACGGTGTGCTCAGATCCATGGCCTGACAGGGAGCCCCAGTGCAGGTGCAGTTGCACAGCTCGGTACTGCTGGGCATAGCCACCAGTGATGGCCAGTGAGTCAGGCAGCTCGAGGAGAACTGCAGAAGCAGAATGAAGACGTCAGTCAGTAAAACAGAAAGCCCAGTCCATCCCAGAGGTACACAGAGGAGATGTCTCAAGGGAAAGGGTCACCCTGGGCTTGTGGAAATTGGTCATAAATAAACTTGTTTTCCATCTTTCATGAAGCTATGGACAAGTCAATATCCAGAGCTGCACCAATGTGGCAGGGTTCAACTTTCAGCTTCAGTTGTAGGACACCCTAGTAGATATCAGCTTCAAAAATAGCTGCTATGTAAATGCTGGAAAGTGAAGAGCCCCTGCAGAGACTCCCAGGGACTAACTCCAAGCCAAATGTTATCCAACAATTTATTCAGTAAGTGAGAATACTATAAAGAGACTGTGGACAAAATTCATGGAGAAAAATATTGTCAGAGTGGTGAATACCTGCCAGAGCAGGGCAGTGGAACAGAAAGGGCTGCAACACTTAGCAAGCTGGGACCTTTCAAGTAAATAAATAGCCTGTGAGTATCTGACAGCACTGGAGCTGGTGACACAGAAGCGTTAAATCTTTTGAAAGTATTTAGAGCCAAAATTTTGCCTCTTTGTGTATGGTAAATGCACacttggttttgccttttccttgaaaatggTTTAGCCAGCTATCTTGGACTCATGCAGTAGTGTGGCAAATCTAAAAGATTAGTTACCTGGACACATGGCAAAAACATGAGGAGCATCCCTGGACCCTGAGAAAGGCTGTCCTATCCTTGTAAgcaccttttcctcatttttaatatCAACCCTTCACTTataaagaaggaggaaggaaacatGTCCCTTAGTCACATCACCGAGCTAGGGCACATGTTTGGGATTAACCACGTAACAGGGCTGTGATGAGTCATTTGTCCTCTCCTTCGTTACCTGCCACTGGGCTCACAAAATTCAAATACGGGAAGTGGGAGACTGCTCCCTCCCAGGGAATTTATCtgcttttacatttcttttgtatGTCTAAATCATTGCATTCCTTCTACTAGCTACCTGAGTCATTTTCAGGCCCTTAGAAAGCTTATACAGCCTATACAATTTATATTACAAAAAGGAGTAACTGTACAAATATCTTACTAGACTTgcaactttttatttatttatggctTTTCATAAAGCAGACTGGTAGTTGCCAGAATAAAAAAGGGACCTTATAAGCATGTGAAAAACtatttcctcccccccaccaaAAGAAAATGCTCTGACTGCTTTTCTAAACACCAAGCAACACCAGATGCCAGGGTGTCTAAAATAGCAACTACTGAGCTCAACTAGTTTAACTCTGCAGGAACACTAGGGCAGAAGGCCGTAATATAAAGCTCTGTGCATGCACTGCATGGCTGATCTGACCATGCACAGTGAGTCTGACCTGTTGAGTTTGCTGTATACACAGGTCAGCTCCATCTCACTAGCTCCATCAACAGGGCAAGGAGATGCCTTTTCACACCTTCAATGAGTTTGAATCCCTTTGTCTGCCACCTTTTCTTAGCTTGGAGACTGGTAGACACCAGTGTGCACAAAACACTCAGCTTATTCCCAGAAAAAGCTGGTAACAACCAGGATCC encodes:
- the CA9 gene encoding carbonic anhydrase 9; the encoded protein is MSRAALLVSLLLLAAPGRPGAGSDQDQDHDQEHGSKDPPHSQEKGPGHSHWSYEDREHWHVDYPDCAGTMQSPINIDITKTIFSPHLRPIQLSGYSLPANQKLKLRNNGHTVLLELPDSLAITGGYAQQYRAVQLHLHWGSLSGHGSEHTVNGHRFAAEIHVVHYNTKYDSFKEAMVHPDGLAVLGAFLEVGPRENPYYQEILGHLYKIQEEGEEVLVPGFNIAGLLPANLKHYFHYNGSLTTPPCYQTVKWTVFNQTMLLSHDQMSMLVKTLRNDDSKPLQKNYRLVQDLHGRRVLASFQTTLVSTRQLPSEGPSSSSFHAGDVLAVLFGVLFAITAMAFLLYIYKHRSQNTRLESPTKSKVIYTAASTENTV